The bacterium genome includes a window with the following:
- a CDS encoding group II truncated hemoglobin has product MNEIALNQIGALYHKLGEDAIQNLVNRFYDIMDSDPNAAGIRAMHKNLDASREKLFKFLIGRFGGPPLYVEKYGHPMLRAKHAPFSIGTAERDQWLSCMQRAMDDCIGDKELIPVMKDFFVMVADSMRNKTE; this is encoded by the coding sequence ATGAACGAAATAGCATTAAACCAAATCGGCGCGCTCTATCATAAACTCGGTGAAGACGCCATTCAAAATCTGGTAAACCGGTTTTATGATATAATGGATTCTGACCCGAATGCGGCAGGTATACGCGCCATGCATAAAAACCTTGACGCGTCGCGCGAAAAGCTGTTTAAGTTCTTAATCGGACGATTCGGCGGGCCGCCCTTGTACGTAGAAAAATACGGGCATCCTATGTTGCGCGCCAAACACGCGCCGTTTTCGATCGGAACGGCCGAACGAGATCAGTGGCTGTCGTGCATGCAGAGGGCAATGGACGATTGCATAGGCGACAAGGAACTGATCCCGGTTATGAAAGATTTTTTTGTAATGGTCGCCGATTCGATGAGAAATAAAACTGAGTGA
- a CDS encoding class I SAM-dependent rRNA methyltransferase encodes MNKVRLKEKKDKKIRNNYLWIFRDDVSTQFKDRDTIENGSIVEVYDSENKFLAIGTYNSQSHILVRILSKQNIAVDKSFFLHRIKKAVQFRDNQKINSDARRLIHAEADMLPGLMVDQFGDYLVMQIRSLGMEKFKKEIVEILVELVKPKGIYERSDMESRAEEGLDKCAGTVYGEVPASIEIFENDMKFLVDAIKGHKTGFYLDQRDNRDFVRSLIKPNQKALDLFSYTGAFTVALAKAGAIVTAIDLDPDVVGFAKENVQLNGVEKKCEFLTCDVFEFLDEQTELQKTEAGKVQKYDLIVIDPPAIAKRKEGMEKLKWAYWKLLLNSLKLLNTGGHIVLSSCAYHMSTDLMREAGRYASADLGVRLRVVHTSYQPPDHPHILQIPETLYLKTIFFQML; translated from the coding sequence TTGAACAAGGTTAGGCTCAAAGAAAAAAAAGATAAAAAGATCCGTAACAATTACCTCTGGATTTTTCGTGACGATGTGTCCACACAGTTCAAGGATCGGGATACTATCGAGAACGGGTCCATCGTGGAAGTTTACGATTCGGAGAATAAATTTCTTGCTATCGGCACGTACAATTCCCAATCGCATATTCTGGTTCGAATTCTATCTAAACAAAACATTGCCGTAGATAAAAGCTTTTTTTTACATCGCATTAAGAAAGCCGTTCAATTTCGGGACAACCAAAAAATCAACTCGGATGCAAGGCGGCTCATTCACGCCGAAGCCGATATGCTGCCCGGTTTAATGGTGGATCAATTTGGCGATTATCTCGTGATGCAGATACGCTCGCTCGGGATGGAAAAATTTAAAAAGGAGATCGTTGAAATACTGGTTGAACTCGTAAAGCCTAAAGGAATTTACGAGCGCAGCGATATGGAATCGCGCGCGGAAGAAGGGTTAGACAAATGTGCGGGTACAGTGTACGGCGAAGTTCCGGCATCTATCGAGATTTTTGAAAATGACATGAAATTTCTTGTGGATGCGATCAAAGGGCACAAAACCGGTTTTTATCTTGATCAGCGTGATAATCGCGATTTCGTACGCTCGTTGATAAAGCCCAATCAAAAGGCTCTCGATCTGTTTTCATATACCGGCGCTTTTACGGTCGCGCTTGCCAAAGCAGGCGCTATTGTGACGGCAATTGATCTTGATCCCGATGTTGTGGGTTTTGCCAAAGAAAACGTACAATTAAACGGCGTTGAAAAAAAATGTGAATTCCTTACGTGCGACGTTTTCGAATTTTTAGACGAGCAAACCGAATTACAAAAAACAGAGGCGGGCAAAGTACAAAAATACGATCTGATCGTTATCGATCCGCCGGCCATCGCTAAGCGCAAAGAAGGAATGGAAAAACTTAAGTGGGCCTATTGGAAATTATTGCTTAATTCTCTTAAATTACTCAATACCGGCGGGCATATCGTCTTATCGTCCTGCGCCTATCACATGTCCACGGACCTGATGCGGGAAGCGGGCCGTTATGCTTCAGCGGATTTGGGAGTACGTCTGCGTGTGGTTCATACTTCGTACCAACCACCGGATCATCCGCACATTCTGCAAATTCCGGAAACGCTGTATCTGAAAACGATTTTCTTTCAAATGCTCTAA
- the mutS gene encoding DNA mismatch repair protein MutS — translation MRQYFEIKSKYTDTVLLYRMGDFYETFDDDARTVHKILGITLTKRANGKAAEVALAGFPHHALDNYLPKLIRAGFRVAVCEQLEDPKMAKGIVKRDVIEIVTPGTTLSDKILNQKSNNFLACVITDKTGPETVFGLSIMDASTGEFLVGEFSEKDFLDQMNVFMPSEIVVPVSLHEALKNMFQSAKWPHVVTRQEDWLFSYQYAYDILIAHFKTHSLKGYGVQDLHPGLCAAGAGLHYLKETQRTDVAHINRMGKLDQTDFMMLDTVTLRNLEIMSSTHDGYAHGSLISILDQTVTAMGGRMLKQWITRPLKNIEKIQSRLDAVGELVHSGKLRDQLMTLLKDIGDLERLISKACANRINPREIRALCSSLEIIPSIKTEMELAKSPALALIRDSLVSLETLTQEINRALVDEPSLQIKDGNVIRAGFNEELDTLRSTAFDGKNYIANIQSRERERTGIGSLKVQFNNVFGYYIEITHTHKDKVPADYIRKQTMVNAERFITPELKEYEERVLTAEEKINRLEMELFDQLRKTITDYTADIQKNASLIAEMDCYFSFAETATLNKYVKPAVTDSDSLLIREGRHPVVEKILPPDEPFIPNDLTMNADSQIHLITGPNMAGKSCYLRQVGLIVLLAQVGSFVPAASAEIGLVDKIFTRVGASDNLAAGESTFLIEMNETANILNNATSRSLILLDEIGRGTSTFDGLSIAWAVTEYLHNHTDQKPKTLFATHYHELVELEELLPRVKNYNMQVKKYGDKIIFIRKIAPGGCDHSFGIEVAQLAGLPKDVIQRAKEVMKNLESHNISAHKDKNELTKGADSPMQITLFEDTLGQKIKEALAQIDVDALTPLEALNALSELKNKLEKES, via the coding sequence ATGCGCCAGTATTTTGAGATCAAATCAAAATACACGGATACGGTTTTACTCTACCGCATGGGCGATTTTTATGAAACGTTTGACGACGATGCGCGAACGGTTCACAAGATCCTCGGTATCACACTGACCAAACGCGCCAACGGCAAAGCGGCGGAAGTTGCTCTTGCCGGTTTCCCGCATCATGCGCTGGACAATTATCTCCCAAAACTGATCCGAGCCGGGTTCCGCGTTGCGGTGTGTGAGCAGCTCGAAGACCCCAAAATGGCCAAGGGCATTGTCAAACGGGATGTGATCGAAATTGTCACGCCGGGCACGACGCTCTCGGACAAAATTCTCAATCAAAAATCGAATAATTTCCTTGCCTGCGTTATCACGGACAAAACCGGGCCTGAAACGGTTTTTGGATTATCCATCATGGACGCGTCCACGGGAGAATTTCTCGTCGGCGAATTTTCGGAAAAAGATTTTTTGGATCAGATGAACGTATTCATGCCGTCGGAGATTGTTGTTCCCGTTTCCCTCCATGAGGCGCTTAAGAACATGTTCCAATCGGCCAAATGGCCGCATGTTGTCACGCGGCAGGAAGATTGGCTTTTTTCTTACCAGTACGCCTACGACATTCTCATCGCGCATTTCAAAACCCATTCTCTTAAAGGCTACGGCGTGCAGGATCTCCATCCGGGATTATGCGCGGCGGGCGCCGGCCTGCATTATTTAAAAGAAACCCAGCGAACCGACGTGGCGCACATCAATCGGATGGGTAAACTCGATCAAACTGATTTTATGATGCTCGATACCGTTACCCTGCGAAACCTGGAGATCATGAGTTCGACCCACGACGGTTATGCTCATGGAAGTTTGATCTCTATTTTGGATCAGACGGTTACAGCCATGGGCGGACGCATGCTTAAACAATGGATCACACGGCCGCTAAAGAATATAGAAAAAATTCAATCCCGCCTGGATGCCGTGGGCGAACTGGTGCACTCCGGAAAACTGCGCGATCAGCTCATGACCCTGCTCAAAGATATCGGCGATCTGGAAAGGCTGATATCCAAAGCTTGCGCCAATCGTATTAATCCGCGTGAAATTCGCGCGCTCTGTTCATCGCTGGAGATCATCCCCTCGATCAAAACAGAAATGGAATTAGCAAAAAGCCCCGCCTTGGCGCTAATCAGGGATTCCCTTGTTAGCCTGGAAACGCTGACGCAGGAGATTAATCGCGCGCTCGTGGATGAACCGTCCCTGCAGATCAAAGACGGCAATGTAATTCGGGCGGGCTTCAACGAAGAACTCGATACGCTGCGCAGCACGGCGTTTGACGGAAAAAATTATATCGCGAATATTCAGAGCCGTGAGCGTGAACGAACGGGCATCGGTTCGCTCAAAGTCCAATTCAATAACGTGTTCGGATATTATATCGAAATTACGCACACGCACAAAGACAAAGTACCGGCCGACTATATCCGTAAGCAGACCATGGTCAATGCGGAACGATTTATCACGCCGGAACTCAAGGAGTATGAGGAAAGAGTGCTGACAGCGGAAGAGAAGATCAACCGCCTGGAAATGGAGCTCTTTGATCAATTGCGAAAAACGATTACGGATTATACTGCCGATATCCAAAAAAACGCATCGCTAATCGCGGAAATGGATTGTTATTTCTCATTTGCTGAAACCGCGACGCTAAACAAATACGTCAAGCCGGCTGTGACCGATTCCGATTCGCTGCTGATCCGTGAAGGGCGACATCCGGTTGTTGAAAAAATACTGCCGCCGGATGAGCCGTTTATTCCGAACGATCTTACGATGAACGCTGATAGCCAGATCCATCTTATTACCGGGCCGAATATGGCGGGAAAAAGCTGTTATCTTCGTCAGGTCGGACTCATCGTCCTCTTGGCTCAAGTGGGAAGTTTTGTTCCGGCCGCTTCTGCGGAGATCGGATTGGTGGATAAAATTTTTACCCGCGTAGGCGCATCGGATAATCTCGCGGCCGGCGAAAGCACATTTCTTATTGAAATGAATGAGACGGCAAACATTCTCAATAATGCGACGTCACGAAGCCTGATCTTGTTGGACGAGATCGGCCGCGGCACGAGTACGTTCGATGGGCTTTCCATCGCCTGGGCGGTAACGGAATATTTACACAATCACACGGATCAAAAACCGAAAACTTTGTTTGCCACACATTACCACGAGCTCGTGGAACTTGAGGAACTGCTTCCCCGCGTTAAAAATTATAATATGCAGGTCAAAAAATACGGCGACAAAATTATCTTCATTCGCAAAATCGCTCCGGGCGGATGCGATCACAGTTTCGGCATCGAAGTCGCGCAATTAGCCGGACTGCCAAAGGACGTGATCCAGCGCGCCAAAGAAGTCATGAAAAATCTGGAGTCACACAATATTTCCGCACATAAAGATAAAAACGAACTTACAAAAGGCGCCGATTCGCCCATGCAAATCACCTTATTTGAAGATACGCTAGGGCAAAAAATCAAAGAAGCATTGGCGCAAATTGACGTGGATGCGCTGACGCCGCTCGAAGCGCTGAATGCGCTGAGTGAATTAAAAAATAAACTGGAGAAAGAGAGTTAG
- a CDS encoding response regulator, with translation MSREKILMIDDEPDKIFIFSTILQNKGFEVLTAASGNEGIELIQTAHPDLILLDINMPDISGHVVREKLKERPFTRNVPVVMFSSSDQVTDKIRSLKTGADDYITKDVDHEELVARLEALIRRYKDSLGANPLTKLPGNYAIEDDINFRIKAGFEFAVCYADLDNFKAYNDKYGFKSGDEVIKKTAEVITQAVSELGTKDDFIGHVGGDDFAFVISQRDKIDSICKNIIDTLNEIYPELYNEEDRKKGFIITKNRKDETDQFPLMSISIAVVSNENNKLTNVGQIAQIASEVKKMLKSKPGSNYWIDRRSAVAGVN, from the coding sequence ATGTCCCGGGAAAAAATACTGATGATCGACGACGAGCCGGATAAAATTTTCATTTTCTCGACGATTTTGCAGAATAAAGGTTTTGAAGTCCTAACGGCGGCAAGCGGCAATGAGGGAATTGAGTTAATTCAAACTGCGCATCCCGATCTCATCCTGCTCGATATTAATATGCCGGACATTAGCGGTCATGTTGTGCGTGAAAAACTAAAGGAACGTCCGTTCACGCGCAACGTGCCGGTCGTCATGTTCAGTTCCAGCGATCAGGTGACCGACAAGATCCGGTCGTTAAAAACAGGTGCGGACGATTATATTACTAAAGATGTAGACCATGAGGAATTGGTTGCGCGGCTGGAAGCGCTGATCCGGCGCTACAAGGACAGCCTTGGCGCGAATCCGCTTACCAAGTTACCGGGGAACTATGCGATCGAGGACGATATCAATTTCCGCATCAAAGCGGGATTTGAATTTGCGGTATGCTATGCCGATCTGGATAATTTTAAAGCGTACAACGATAAATACGGTTTTAAATCAGGCGATGAAGTTATTAAAAAAACTGCGGAGGTTATTACGCAGGCGGTCAGCGAACTCGGAACGAAAGACGATTTTATCGGGCATGTCGGCGGAGACGATTTCGCCTTTGTTATATCGCAGAGAGACAAGATCGATTCTATTTGCAAAAATATTATCGATACATTGAATGAAATTTACCCTGAATTATACAACGAGGAAGACCGTAAAAAGGGATTTATTATTACAAAAAACCGAAAAGATGAGACCGATCAATTTCCGCTGATGTCGATTTCGATTGCCGTGGTGAGTAACGAGAACAACAAGTTGACCAACGTCGGCCAAATCGCGCAGATCGCCAGCGAAGTTAAGAAAATGCTAAAGTCAAAGCCTGGAAGCAATTACTGGATTGACCGGAGAAGTGCCGTTGCGGGTGTAAATTAA
- the accC gene encoding acetyl-CoA carboxylase biotin carboxylase subunit: MFKKVMIANRGEIALRVIRACRELGIKTVAVYSEADANSLHVRFADEAICIGPPPSAQSYLNIPQIMSAAEISGADGIHPGYGFLSENIKFAEICESVGIKFIGPRSDMIQKMGDKAFAKDTMKKAGVPVVPGSDGIVRDMAHAREIIEQAGLPVIVKATAGGGGRGMRIVREESEFENAFNTARSEAQTAFGNPEVYIEKFIERPRHVEIQLIGDQHGNVFHLGERDCSMQRRHQKLIEESPSPAVDEALRERMGEAAVRGAKSVEYEGVGTIEFLLDKDKNFYFMEMNTRIQVEHCVTEMVYSIDLIKWQIRVAAGDKLPFIQSELKPKGHAIECRINAEDPEHNFRPSAGKIHAFHIPNGYGIRVDSHAYAEYQIPSNYDSMIGKLIVLGEDRAEAIEKMYGALDEFIIEGVKTTIPFHKQMMRNENFVSGDVDTKFVERLLGI; encoded by the coding sequence ATGTTCAAAAAGGTCATGATCGCCAACCGCGGTGAAATAGCGCTTCGCGTAATACGCGCTTGCAGGGAGCTCGGCATTAAAACCGTAGCGGTATATTCCGAAGCGGATGCTAATTCACTCCATGTCCGTTTTGCCGACGAGGCTATATGTATCGGACCGCCGCCCAGCGCGCAGAGTTATCTGAATATTCCCCAGATCATGAGCGCGGCGGAAATTTCCGGCGCGGACGGAATTCACCCGGGATACGGTTTTCTTTCAGAAAATATCAAGTTCGCGGAAATTTGTGAATCGGTAGGAATTAAATTCATCGGCCCGAGATCCGACATGATCCAGAAAATGGGAGATAAAGCGTTTGCCAAGGATACCATGAAAAAAGCCGGTGTGCCGGTTGTGCCGGGCAGTGATGGAATTGTAAGGGACATGGCTCATGCCAGAGAGATTATAGAGCAGGCCGGGTTACCGGTAATAGTCAAAGCAACTGCCGGCGGCGGCGGGCGCGGCATGCGTATCGTGAGAGAAGAATCGGAATTTGAAAATGCGTTTAACACGGCACGGAGTGAAGCCCAGACGGCATTTGGAAATCCGGAAGTGTACATAGAAAAATTCATCGAACGTCCCCGCCACGTGGAAATTCAGTTGATCGGCGATCAGCACGGCAATGTATTTCATCTCGGCGAACGCGACTGTTCCATGCAGCGGCGCCATCAGAAGTTAATCGAAGAATCGCCGTCTCCGGCCGTGGACGAAGCTTTACGGGAACGTATGGGCGAAGCCGCCGTTCGCGGCGCCAAAAGCGTCGAGTATGAAGGCGTCGGTACGATTGAATTTCTGCTTGATAAGGATAAGAATTTTTATTTCATGGAAATGAATACCCGCATCCAGGTGGAGCATTGCGTCACGGAAATGGTGTACAGCATCGATCTTATTAAATGGCAGATTCGCGTCGCGGCGGGTGACAAACTTCCTTTCATTCAGTCTGAGCTGAAACCCAAGGGTCATGCGATCGAATGCCGGATAAACGCCGAAGATCCTGAACATAATTTTCGTCCTTCCGCAGGTAAGATACACGCGTTTCATATCCCAAACGGATACGGCATCCGCGTGGATTCCCATGCCTATGCCGAATACCAGATTCCTTCGAACTACGATTCCATGATCGGAAAGCTGATTGTGCTCGGTGAGGACAGGGCGGAAGCTATCGAAAAAATGTACGGGGCTTTGGATGAATTTATTATCGAGGGCGTCAAAACGACTATTCCGTTTCATAAACAGATGATGCGTAATGAGAATTTTGTCAGCGGCGATGTGGATACAAAATTCGTTGAACGCCTGCTGGGAATATAA
- a CDS encoding pyridoxine 5'-phosphate synthase, whose amino-acid sequence MKRLGIIVDAITALRTLGGQNLPDPVHAIAMIEMAGADSIVYTLQGIASSKEPRDVKILKDCIHTHFNLRITPNHEMVQLAINARAEMVTLIRMEVNEIKSIAVQQNENQLMSLISVLRAGGIVVSALIEPDANEIKSAVKIGCDYIELNTEKYVKSDTLTLMEQELENIKAMAMAAAKLNLGVTASGHLNYTNVRDLIKIDEIEEINVGHSVVSRALFVGLDQAVRDFVTIVK is encoded by the coding sequence TTGAAACGACTTGGAATTATCGTGGACGCGATCACGGCGCTGCGTACCCTGGGCGGACAAAATTTACCTGATCCGGTGCATGCGATTGCTATGATCGAGATGGCAGGAGCGGACAGTATTGTGTATACCTTACAGGGAATTGCTTCGTCCAAAGAACCGCGCGACGTAAAAATATTGAAAGACTGCATTCATACCCATTTTAATCTCCGTATCACGCCGAACCATGAGATGGTCCAATTGGCAATCAATGCCAGGGCAGAAATGGTGACGTTGATCCGCATGGAAGTAAACGAAATCAAAAGTATTGCGGTGCAACAGAATGAAAATCAATTAATGTCCTTAATCAGCGTCCTTCGCGCCGGTGGAATCGTGGTTAGTGCCCTGATTGAGCCCGATGCAAACGAAATCAAGTCAGCGGTTAAAATCGGATGCGACTATATTGAACTGAATACTGAAAAGTATGTTAAATCGGACACTTTGACGCTTATGGAACAGGAACTTGAAAACATCAAAGCCATGGCGATGGCGGCCGCAAAACTTAATTTAGGCGTGACGGCGTCCGGTCATTTGAATTATACCAATGTGCGCGACCTAATCAAAATCGACGAGATCGAAGAAATTAATGTCGGCCATTCCGTGGTATCGCGGGCCTTGTTCGTAGGATTGGATCAGGCAGTCAGAGATTTTGTTACTATTGTCAAATGA
- a CDS encoding ATP-dependent Clp protease proteolytic subunit — MTNDTELWAKDKHLIARLDEEEEQEEETKKDDEKEDPLGKKMMEFFLKSRTVLLFEQIEPKVTRRLISQLLFLNEQDSKKEIKLFINSPGGVADDGLAIYDLIKLIDAPVKTIVCGLAASAAAIVLAAAKKENRLALPHSRIMIHQPLGGVRGSTKDIQISAQQIVRLREQLNEILAFETGQPITKVAEDTNRDYWFTTEEAIAYGMISRSVEKISAI, encoded by the coding sequence ATGACCAATGATACTGAACTTTGGGCTAAGGATAAGCATCTTATTGCACGGCTGGATGAAGAAGAGGAGCAAGAAGAAGAAACAAAAAAAGATGACGAAAAAGAGGATCCGCTTGGAAAGAAAATGATGGAATTCTTTCTCAAGTCGCGCACCGTGCTGCTTTTTGAACAAATCGAACCGAAAGTGACGCGCCGTCTGATCTCCCAACTGCTGTTCTTGAACGAACAGGATTCGAAAAAAGAAATTAAACTGTTTATCAATTCTCCCGGAGGCGTCGCAGATGACGGACTTGCCATTTATGATCTGATTAAACTAATTGATGCGCCTGTAAAAACCATTGTCTGCGGATTAGCGGCCAGCGCGGCGGCAATCGTTTTAGCGGCCGCGAAAAAAGAAAACCGATTGGCTCTCCCGCATTCACGTATCATGATACATCAGCCTCTTGGCGGCGTTCGTGGAAGCACCAAAGACATTCAGATCAGCGCGCAGCAGATCGTCCGCCTGCGTGAACAATTAAATGAGATCTTAGCATTCGAAACGGGTCAACCGATAACAAAAGTGGCCGAAGATACTAATCGTGATTACTGGTTCACTACCGAAGAAGCCATTGCTTACGGCATGATTTCACGCAGCGTTGAAAAGATCAGCGCTATTTAA
- a CDS encoding (2Fe-2S) ferredoxin domain-containing protein: MAKFEHHIFICQNTRETGHPRGSCNSDGKSELLKLFKESVKKYGLDGKVRSNKAGCLDHCEHGPTVVIYPEAVWYGGVKAEDADEIIKSLVESKTVERLKLKESCINTSACEHKPKKSS; this comes from the coding sequence ATGGCAAAATTTGAACACCATATCTTCATCTGTCAGAACACAAGAGAAACCGGACACCCGCGCGGGTCGTGTAATTCAGACGGGAAAAGCGAATTACTGAAACTGTTCAAAGAATCAGTAAAAAAATACGGATTGGATGGGAAAGTCAGATCAAATAAGGCAGGCTGTCTGGATCACTGTGAGCACGGGCCAACGGTTGTTATCTATCCGGAGGCCGTATGGTACGGCGGAGTAAAAGCGGAAGACGCGGATGAAATTATAAAATCACTTGTTGAAAGCAAAACCGTCGAAAGACTGAAACTTAAAGAATCCTGCATTAATACATCCGCCTGCGAACATAAACCTAAGAAGTCATCCTGA
- a CDS encoding bifunctional folylpolyglutamate synthase/dihydrofolate synthase, with protein MMTSPFEATLKYLYDLQFFGMKLGLDNTRSLLEYLENPQRSFPVIHVAGTNGKGSTCAMLDSIFRAAGYKTGLYSSPHLFHFSERLRINGACISEADIVRLTNKMRIKIDELKCTFFEATTAMAFDYFKENEIEIGIIETGLGGRLDATNVVDPLISVITNIDLEHTGHLGKTMESIAVEKAGIIKPYRPCLIGFVDDKVKHVFAEKARLVNSTAFYLGNATTFSNVRLEIDRSQIDLNVNIHDENYFFKNMNVNLAGKHQLTNAALAVSSVVIQKQFSVSEDAIRLGLENVMWPARLEVIRKDPWIIVDAAHNPAGMKVLAEAVESIYKPHFNKLFLIIGMLADKDYAEAVRIIAPHFKEIYAVTPRNERALKAEVLAENIRQFYSQVKAAESFGNAFLDIQSKMNSNDLLVITGSHFLLSELKNIRMTS; from the coding sequence ATGATGACTAGTCCATTCGAAGCAACGCTCAAATATCTCTACGACCTCCAATTTTTTGGAATGAAATTGGGTTTGGATAATACCCGGAGTTTACTAGAATACTTAGAAAACCCGCAGCGTTCGTTTCCTGTCATTCACGTGGCCGGGACCAACGGTAAAGGATCGACCTGTGCCATGCTTGATTCCATCTTTCGCGCGGCCGGATATAAAACAGGATTGTACAGTTCGCCTCATCTCTTCCATTTTAGTGAACGACTCCGAATTAACGGTGCGTGCATTTCAGAGGCGGACATCGTTCGGCTGACCAACAAAATGAGAATTAAGATCGATGAACTAAAATGTACTTTTTTTGAAGCAACAACGGCGATGGCGTTTGATTACTTCAAAGAAAATGAGATAGAGATCGGCATTATTGAAACCGGCCTTGGCGGGCGCCTCGATGCGACAAATGTTGTCGATCCGCTGATTTCAGTTATTACGAATATTGATCTGGAACACACGGGACACCTCGGCAAAACGATGGAATCCATTGCAGTTGAAAAGGCAGGAATTATTAAACCCTACAGGCCATGCCTGATCGGTTTTGTTGACGATAAGGTGAAACACGTTTTTGCCGAAAAGGCGCGTTTAGTAAATTCCACTGCCTTCTATCTCGGTAATGCAACAACATTTTCGAATGTTCGGTTAGAAATTGACCGGTCACAGATAGACCTTAATGTAAACATACATGACGAAAATTATTTTTTTAAAAACATGAATGTGAACCTTGCGGGAAAGCATCAGCTGACTAACGCCGCACTGGCGGTCAGTTCGGTTGTTATCCAAAAACAATTTTCAGTTTCAGAAGATGCGATTCGGCTGGGTTTAGAAAACGTCATGTGGCCTGCGCGTTTGGAAGTAATTCGAAAGGATCCGTGGATTATTGTGGATGCTGCGCACAATCCTGCAGGTATGAAGGTTTTAGCCGAAGCCGTAGAGTCCATCTACAAGCCGCATTTCAATAAATTATTTCTGATCATCGGGATGCTGGCAGATAAAGATTATGCGGAGGCTGTAAGAATTATCGCACCTCATTTTAAGGAAATATATGCTGTAACGCCTCGAAATGAACGTGCATTAAAGGCAGAGGTTTTGGCAGAGAACATCCGGCAATTTTATTCTCAAGTCAAAGCGGCAGAGTCTTTTGGAAATGCTTTTCTGGATATTCAATCTAAGATGAATTCTAATGACCTGTTGGTGATTACAGGATCACACTTCCTTTTGTCCGAACTTAAGAATATCAGGATGACTTCTTAG